The following proteins are co-located in the Rheinheimera salexigens genome:
- a CDS encoding DUF2062 domain-containing protein: MAKNFIKKYLPSPEKIKQQKILKLFGSLLHDGNLWHLNRKSARGAFAVGLFFAWMPIPFQMVASAAVAIPLRVNLPLSVALVWLTNPFTMPFLFYLSYVIGTIVLQTPVEHFAFEASWQWLQHSIATIGKPFMVGCLLMGIFSAIVGYFGIDWLWRLSVRKAQTKRKLKRNPKY, translated from the coding sequence ATGGCAAAGAACTTTATTAAGAAATATCTACCATCTCCAGAAAAAATCAAGCAACAAAAGATATTAAAGTTGTTTGGTAGCTTATTGCATGATGGTAATTTATGGCATTTGAACCGTAAGTCAGCTCGCGGCGCTTTTGCTGTGGGGTTATTTTTTGCTTGGATGCCAATCCCATTTCAAATGGTCGCCTCTGCGGCCGTGGCTATCCCGTTACGGGTTAATTTACCGTTATCTGTGGCGTTAGTCTGGCTTACTAATCCTTTTACCATGCCGTTTTTATTTTATCTTAGCTATGTTATTGGCACTATCGTACTGCAAACTCCAGTAGAGCATTTTGCGTTTGAAGCCAGTTGGCAATGGTTGCAGCATAGTATTGCCACTATTGGCAAACCATTTATGGTTGGCTGTTTATTGATGGGAATTTTTTCAGCGATTGTCGGATATTTTGGTATTGATTGGTTGTGGCGCTTGTCGGTAAGAAAAGCCCAAACTAAGCGTAAGTTAAAACGTAATCCTAAATACTAG
- a CDS encoding DNA internalization-related competence protein ComEC/Rec2, whose product MTLFCLGVLAASLLSLFLPIVPPLFTLFMLVPILLCAIWRRIYFIVGAIVFISLWLLQTNQYYTTQLQLVASSNISSVIIGSSTGTNGTFKSSSTSTITGTIIEAPKSYLDYSQILLLLDEGPGKGYRVRLNWPAAPLNLDSGQRWQLQARLKPIAGVANPGSINRESHAMLQRVLLQGTVSTPLTAKMLSSQFMLRPYLIKQLTQATSELATAPLLLALTVGERQFNQQLWQGLQLSALTHLMAISGLHIGLVFIWCLWLLKRVVTIDNVSTRLIVHYSLAFIYALLYAWLAGFAIPTIRASVALLVLVICKIQRRSFSYLQYWLIIVASLLLIEPFFVISIGFWLSILAVAIIFLLLWQQPKIALGWRSKLLLFFRFHLYLTLIMSLLSVVFFNGSSLLALVSNLIFVPFASLLAIPILFITLLAELLQLPFATSLWHLTDWIFTPLLIWLQWCSQQHSWWAWPSVNGFTILVLVLALTLLWLTRSRLAMLLTVFASAVIAISLFSASPWRLHVIDVGQGLAVLIQKGQQGILYDVGPRYNNYSATAAQVLPFIRQTGIRQLDYMVLSHNDSDHTGDWRLLQQQYPQLQLISNIADNDISDNDNAVNSTLACDNIGFDYHGADIQLFSLSNTIVSSKNDSSCIMLLDIAGWRILLPGDISARGERLLLSRYPELTADIVLLAHHGSANSSDYAFLHRLAPQLALNSASLYNRHQHPATAVRQRLTMLGIPLLNTATSGAISLDIRPNNVQVWPFRQQRLPYWQQKPHSNAETLAATR is encoded by the coding sequence ATGACGTTATTTTGCCTGGGTGTACTTGCTGCAAGCCTATTGTCGTTATTTCTGCCAATAGTGCCACCTCTTTTTACACTATTTATGTTAGTGCCAATATTGCTGTGTGCGATTTGGCGGCGGATCTATTTTATTGTTGGCGCAATAGTATTTATTAGTCTTTGGTTGCTACAGACTAATCAGTATTATACGACACAATTGCAGCTTGTAGCATCGTCAAATATTAGTAGTGTAATTATCGGTTCTTCTACTGGTACTAACGGCACTTTTAAAAGCAGCAGCACCAGTACCATTACTGGCACGATTATCGAAGCACCAAAGTCATACCTAGATTATAGTCAAATTTTATTGCTGCTAGACGAGGGACCGGGTAAAGGGTATCGCGTACGTTTAAATTGGCCTGCTGCGCCATTAAATTTAGACTCAGGACAGCGTTGGCAATTGCAGGCTCGTCTTAAGCCTATTGCTGGCGTTGCTAACCCGGGCAGTATTAATCGTGAAAGTCATGCCATGTTACAGCGCGTGCTATTACAAGGCACAGTATCTACGCCATTAACGGCGAAAATGTTATCAAGTCAGTTTATGCTAAGGCCTTATCTTATCAAGCAACTGACCCAAGCAACAAGTGAACTTGCTACCGCTCCGCTATTATTAGCGTTAACTGTCGGCGAACGGCAGTTTAATCAACAATTATGGCAAGGTTTGCAGTTATCAGCTTTAACTCACTTAATGGCAATTTCAGGATTGCATATTGGTTTGGTTTTTATTTGGTGTTTGTGGTTACTTAAGCGGGTAGTGACCATCGATAATGTTTCAACACGGCTTATTGTTCATTACAGTTTAGCTTTTATTTACGCCTTGTTGTATGCCTGGCTTGCTGGTTTTGCAATTCCGACTATCAGAGCCAGTGTGGCGTTATTAGTATTGGTCATATGTAAAATACAGCGTCGCTCGTTTTCTTATTTACAGTACTGGTTAATCATTGTCGCTAGTTTGTTGTTAATTGAGCCGTTTTTTGTCATCAGTATTGGTTTTTGGTTGTCGATTCTGGCAGTAGCTATCATTTTCTTATTGCTATGGCAGCAACCAAAAATAGCGCTAGGTTGGCGTAGCAAATTACTCTTATTTTTCCGATTTCATCTTTATTTAACCCTGATAATGTCACTGTTGAGTGTGGTGTTTTTTAATGGCAGTTCGCTACTAGCTTTGGTATCAAATTTAATTTTTGTACCTTTTGCTAGTTTGTTGGCAATTCCGATATTATTTATAACCTTACTAGCAGAATTATTACAGTTACCTTTTGCTACGAGTTTATGGCACTTAACCGATTGGATATTTACGCCATTATTAATCTGGCTGCAATGGTGTAGTCAGCAACACAGTTGGTGGGCTTGGCCTAGTGTAAATGGGTTTACCATATTAGTACTCGTGTTAGCCTTAACCCTGTTATGGCTAACACGTTCGCGGCTAGCCATGTTATTGACTGTTTTTGCCAGCGCTGTGATTGCGATTAGTTTGTTTAGCGCCTCGCCTTGGCGGTTGCATGTCATAGATGTTGGTCAGGGCTTAGCGGTGTTAATTCAAAAGGGGCAGCAGGGCATTTTATATGATGTTGGACCCCGTTATAACAATTACAGCGCAACGGCGGCGCAAGTGCTGCCTTTTATTCGACAGACAGGCATTCGCCAACTTGATTATATGGTGTTAAGCCATAACGATAGCGATCACACCGGTGATTGGCGTTTATTACAGCAACAATATCCTCAGCTCCAGTTAATTAGCAATATAGCTGATAATGATATTTCTGATAATGATAATGCTGTTAACTCAACATTAGCCTGCGATAATATTGGTTTTGATTATCACGGCGCTGACATTCAATTATTTAGTCTTTCTAATACCATTGTCAGTAGTAAAAACGACAGCTCTTGTATTATGTTGTTGGATATAGCCGGTTGGCGTATTTTATTGCCCGGCGATATATCGGCACGAGGCGAACGTTTATTACTGTCCAGATATCCAGAGCTAACAGCTGATATCGTACTATTAGCGCACCACGGTAGTGCCAATTCAAGTGACTATGCTTTTTTGCATCGGTTAGCGCCGCAGTTAGCTTTAAATAGTGCTAGTTTATATAACCGCCATCAGCATCCCGCAACTGCTGTACGCCAGCGCCTAACAATGTTGGGCATACCGTTGCTGAATACAGCAACCAGTGGCGCGATAAGTTTAGATATCAGGCCAAATAACGTACAAGTTTGGCCATTTAGGCAACAAAGATTGCCTTACTGGCAGCAAAAGCCGCATTCAAATGCTGAAACCTTGGCTGCAACACGTTAG
- the msbA gene encoding lipid A export permease/ATP-binding protein MsbA — protein MTPSPNLKQRSFSRLLSYIKPYRLGFIAAAIGMIGYALVDVYFISQLKDFIDIGINQKNTDYLRYAPIFIIVIFIMRGVFNFMASYCLNWVGTHVVQEMRQQLFRHLMHLPVSFHDQHSTGDLISKITYNTEQIKQTTSRALAVLIREGVFVFGLLVLMFWNSWQLSSIFLLIAPVIAVIVRFVSKRFQLLSKNIQSAMGEVTTCSEQMLNGHKVILAFGGQEIENNRFFAINNLTRRQDVKMEATRAISVSSIQIIASFALAFVIYMASFPEMLDSLTAGKFTTIVGSMMMLLRPLKQLTTINSEFQRGLIAADSVFQVLDQPAEQDTGTHVLTDIKGEICFDKVNFAYPGHENQVLHDVSFTAPAGKTIAIVGRSGSGKTTISSLLPRFYDVFDGDISLDGIPIKSCTLASLRQQMAVVSQHVTLFNDSIANNITYGFTEPVSAEKLQEVAEKAHVLEFTSTLKDGLDTMIGENGVSLSGGQRQRIAIARALLREAPILILDEATSALDTESERKIQSALNELLKNRTSIVIAHRLSTIENADSILVMEQGRIVEQGNHQSLLEQDGAYAQLYKLQFGTEQ, from the coding sequence TTGACGCCTTCTCCTAATTTAAAGCAACGCAGTTTTAGCCGTTTGCTGTCTTATATTAAACCTTATCGATTGGGCTTTATAGCCGCTGCTATCGGTATGATTGGTTATGCTTTGGTTGATGTTTACTTTATTTCTCAGCTTAAAGATTTTATTGATATTGGTATTAATCAAAAAAATACTGATTATCTGCGCTATGCACCGATTTTTATTATCGTTATTTTTATTATGCGCGGTGTGTTTAATTTTATGGCCAGTTATTGTTTAAACTGGGTGGGGACGCATGTTGTTCAAGAAATGCGCCAGCAATTGTTTCGCCATTTAATGCATTTACCGGTGAGTTTTCATGATCAACATTCAACCGGTGATTTAATTTCAAAAATTACATATAACACCGAACAAATCAAACAAACCACATCCCGTGCTTTAGCAGTGTTAATTCGTGAAGGGGTGTTTGTATTTGGTTTATTAGTGCTGATGTTTTGGAATAGCTGGCAGTTGTCGTCAATATTTTTACTTATTGCACCGGTTATTGCGGTGATAGTCCGTTTTGTATCTAAACGGTTTCAGTTACTCAGTAAAAATATCCAAAGTGCTATGGGTGAGGTGACAACTTGTTCGGAGCAAATGTTAAATGGTCATAAAGTTATTTTAGCTTTTGGCGGCCAAGAAATAGAAAATAATCGATTTTTCGCAATAAATAATTTAACCCGCCGCCAAGATGTAAAAATGGAAGCTACACGCGCTATTAGTGTGTCATCAATCCAAATCATAGCCTCATTTGCCTTAGCCTTTGTTATTTATATGGCCAGTTTTCCCGAGATGTTAGATAGCTTAACTGCAGGTAAATTTACCACTATTGTTGGTTCTATGATGATGCTGTTACGGCCGCTAAAACAATTAACTACCATCAATAGTGAATTTCAGCGCGGATTAATTGCTGCAGATAGTGTTTTTCAAGTGTTAGATCAGCCAGCAGAACAAGACACAGGTACCCATGTCTTAACCGATATTAAAGGTGAAATATGCTTTGATAAAGTTAACTTTGCTTACCCTGGACATGAGAATCAGGTGCTGCATGATGTCAGCTTTACCGCTCCCGCGGGTAAAACGATTGCCATTGTAGGCCGGTCTGGTAGTGGCAAAACCACCATTTCCAGTTTGTTACCGCGTTTCTATGATGTGTTTGATGGCGATATTAGCTTAGATGGCATTCCGATTAAAAGCTGTACCTTAGCCTCATTACGCCAACAAATGGCGGTAGTATCGCAACATGTCACCTTATTTAATGACAGTATCGCGAATAATATTACCTACGGTTTTACTGAGCCGGTATCAGCAGAAAAATTGCAAGAAGTCGCTGAAAAAGCCCATGTTTTAGAATTCACATCAACCTTAAAAGATGGCTTAGATACCATGATTGGTGAAAATGGCGTCAGTTTGTCGGGTGGTCAACGCCAGAGGATTGCCATTGCTCGGGCGTTACTGCGTGAAGCGCCTATTTTAATTTTAGATGAAGCGACGTCTGCTTTAGATACCGAGTCAGAGCGAAAAATTCAGTCGGCTTTAAATGAACTGCTAAAAAACCGCACGAGTATTGTTATTGCTCATCGTTTATCAACGATTGAAAATGCCGATAGCATATTAGTGATGGAACAAGGCCGGATTGTTGAGCAGGGTAATCATCAAAGTTTACTCGAGCAAGACGGGGCTTATGCACAGCTATATAAATTACAATTTGGTACAGAACAATAG
- the lpxK gene encoding tetraacyldisaccharide 4'-kinase: MNWIEKCWYGKSRLVWLLMPFAWLYSLITAIRRALFRLGIKQQHRLPVPVIIVGNISVGGTGKTPFTLMLCQLLQSQGWRPGIVSRGYGAQIVKPRLVTVNANAIDVGDEPLLLAQRSGCPVVVYPNRVQAAEYLLQQTDVDIIISDDGLQHYALQRDVEIVLVDGLRGLGNEQLLPAGPLREKRWRLAQADLVISNSQALPYADGVMDIIPSAAKALNSERTLEPSSVTLVAAIGNPTRFANTVQQAGFSILQQHYFVDHHQFTPADFANISTPILMTEKDAVKCRAFAKNDWFSLGVNAQLDAAATTKLSTLLTQLRSTYGT; encoded by the coding sequence GTGAACTGGATAGAGAAATGTTGGTACGGTAAAAGTCGATTGGTCTGGTTGTTAATGCCGTTTGCTTGGTTGTATAGCCTGATAACCGCTATTAGGCGTGCCTTATTTCGACTGGGTATTAAGCAACAACATCGGTTACCGGTGCCAGTTATTATTGTCGGTAATATTAGTGTTGGTGGTACCGGTAAAACCCCCTTTACTTTAATGTTATGTCAGTTATTGCAAAGCCAAGGCTGGCGTCCGGGTATAGTGAGTCGTGGTTATGGAGCACAGATAGTTAAACCACGCTTAGTAACAGTCAATGCCAATGCTATTGATGTCGGTGACGAACCGTTATTGTTAGCCCAGCGTAGTGGTTGCCCTGTGGTGGTGTATCCTAATCGGGTGCAGGCGGCAGAATATTTATTACAGCAAACGGATGTTGATATTATTATCAGCGATGATGGTTTGCAGCATTATGCGTTACAACGTGATGTGGAAATAGTGTTAGTCGATGGGTTACGTGGCTTAGGTAATGAGCAATTGTTGCCAGCAGGCCCATTGCGAGAAAAACGCTGGCGGTTAGCGCAAGCAGATCTGGTAATTAGCAATAGTCAGGCTTTACCTTATGCTGATGGCGTTATGGATATTATACCCAGTGCGGCAAAGGCGTTAAACTCTGAGCGAACTCTTGAGCCTAGCTCAGTTACGCTAGTGGCAGCAATAGGCAATCCGACACGTTTTGCTAACACAGTACAGCAAGCTGGCTTTAGTATTTTACAGCAACATTATTTTGTTGATCATCATCAGTTTACGCCGGCAGACTTTGCTAATATTTCAACACCGATATTAATGACCGAAAAAGATGCGGTAAAATGTCGCGCTTTTGCCAAAAATGATTGGTTTAGTTTAGGTGTCAATGCCCAGTTAGATGCGGCAGCCACAACAAAACTTAGCACCCTTTTAACTCAATTACGGAGCACTTATGGCACTTAA
- a CDS encoding Trm112 family protein: MALKLALTDILACPVCKGKLKYDKTTAQLICLADKLAYPIRENIPVLIADEAVQLSSEEVEQWRS, translated from the coding sequence ATGGCACTTAAATTAGCCTTAACCGATATTTTGGCTTGTCCAGTATGTAAAGGAAAACTTAAATACGACAAAACCACTGCCCAGTTAATTTGCTTGGCAGACAAATTGGCTTATCCTATTCGGGAAAATATACCGGTGTTAATAGCTGATGAAGCCGTGCAATTAAGCAGCGAAGAGGTTGAACAATGGCGTTCGTAG
- the kdsB gene encoding 3-deoxy-manno-octulosonate cytidylyltransferase — protein MAFVVIIPARYASSRLPGKPLADIAGKSMIERVYQQAKLSGASQVVVATDDARIEAEVLRFGGDVCLTSIAHNSGTERLAEVVTRLNLAPDTVVVNVQGDEPFIPPSIIKQVATNLANQTKANMATLAVPVHSIEDVNNPNMVKVVCDQQGYALYFSRCAIPFDRDKAFTEQMDSIYRRHIGIYAYRAEFIHRYVQWPASALEQIESLEQLRVLWQGEAIHVATALETPAVGVDTAADLAAACQYAQGLV, from the coding sequence ATGGCGTTCGTAGTCATTATTCCAGCGCGTTATGCTAGTAGTCGTTTGCCCGGCAAACCCTTAGCAGACATTGCGGGGAAATCTATGATTGAACGGGTATACCAGCAAGCAAAGCTCAGTGGTGCTAGCCAGGTAGTCGTGGCAACAGACGATGCCCGAATAGAAGCCGAAGTGCTTCGCTTTGGTGGTGATGTATGCTTAACATCCATTGCCCATAATTCTGGCACCGAGCGTTTGGCTGAAGTTGTTACTCGCTTAAATCTTGCTCCAGACACGGTGGTGGTAAATGTGCAAGGCGATGAGCCTTTTATTCCTCCGAGTATTATTAAGCAAGTAGCCACCAATTTAGCCAACCAAACTAAAGCCAATATGGCGACGTTAGCGGTACCGGTACACAGTATTGAGGATGTGAATAATCCAAATATGGTTAAAGTGGTCTGTGATCAACAAGGTTACGCATTATATTTTAGTCGCTGTGCCATTCCGTTTGATCGAGATAAAGCCTTTACCGAGCAAATGGATTCGATATATCGGCGTCATATCGGCATTTATGCTTATAGAGCGGAGTTTATTCACCGTTATGTGCAATGGCCAGCATCGGCGTTAGAGCAAATTGAAAGCTTGGAGCAATTAAGAGTGCTGTGGCAAGGCGAGGCTATTCATGTTGCTACCGCACTTGAAACACCTGCAGTCGGAGTGGACACGGCGGCGGATTTAGCGGCAGCGTGTCAATACGCCCAAGGGTTAGTGTAG
- a CDS encoding pseudouridine synthase: MAAFRLVATTEHFVLLNKAPGISFHSEDGPGLVVLAEQQLQMKLFAVHRLDKVTSGLIILARSALAAAELTRLFSQQQIEKYYLALSLDKPLKKQGWIKGDMVLGRRSSWKLLQTMHHPAISYFISQGFSDLPFRLFLIKPFTGKTHQIRVALKSVSAPIAGDTLYQAEAESRVYLHAYALTFSLFDQHYAYVCPPDEGERFAQLSSVNALQPWAEPWALDWPSYSQRQATKSTAKTDIKSNLTGKSAVNTKSVS; this comes from the coding sequence ATGGCAGCTTTTCGCTTAGTCGCGACGACAGAGCACTTTGTGTTGTTAAATAAAGCGCCGGGAATTAGTTTTCATTCTGAGGATGGCCCAGGGTTAGTGGTATTAGCCGAACAACAATTGCAAATGAAGCTCTTTGCCGTGCATCGGTTAGATAAGGTCACGTCGGGCTTAATAATATTAGCCCGCAGTGCACTGGCCGCAGCAGAGTTAACCCGATTATTTAGCCAACAACAAATTGAAAAGTATTATTTAGCCTTAAGTTTAGATAAACCGTTAAAAAAACAAGGCTGGATAAAGGGTGATATGGTGTTGGGCCGTCGATCAAGCTGGAAACTATTGCAAACCATGCATCATCCAGCCATCAGTTATTTTATTAGCCAAGGCTTTAGCGACTTACCGTTTAGACTATTTTTAATTAAACCTTTTACCGGTAAAACCCATCAAATCCGGGTGGCTTTAAAAAGTGTGTCCGCGCCGATAGCTGGGGATACCTTATATCAAGCAGAAGCTGAATCTCGAGTGTATTTACATGCTTATGCATTAACCTTTAGCTTATTTGACCAGCATTATGCTTATGTTTGCCCCCCCGATGAGGGCGAACGCTTTGCCCAATTATCTTCAGTTAATGCTTTGCAACCATGGGCCGAACCATGGGCGTTAGATTGGCCCAGCTATAGCCAGAGACAAGCCACAAAAAGCACTGCTAAAACAGATATTAAAAGCAATCTAACCGGTAAATCTGCCGTTAATACAAAATCGGTAAGTTAA
- the tcdA gene encoding tRNA cyclic N6-threonylcarbamoyladenosine(37) synthase TcdA gives MSDYLLRFAGIGRLYGQQALEVFQQAHVVVIGIGGVGSWAAEALARSGIGEITLIDLDDVCVSNINRQLHALTSTVGQDKVAVMAERILAINPDCKVHQIADFIAPDNMPTLIPANVSYVLDAIDAVKAKVALIAYCKRNKIPLITTGGAGGQLDPTQIQLADLSQAFNDPLLAKVRNALRRDHNFTRNTKRRFGVDCVFSTEQLKYPQADGSVCQQKPEMTGSMRLDCSGGFGAVSVVTASFGLAAVSKLLLKLNKAVKVST, from the coding sequence ATGTCAGATTATTTATTACGTTTTGCCGGTATTGGTCGCTTATATGGTCAGCAAGCCTTAGAAGTCTTTCAACAGGCTCATGTGGTCGTTATTGGTATTGGCGGTGTGGGTAGCTGGGCGGCAGAAGCATTAGCCCGCTCTGGCATTGGTGAAATTACCCTAATAGATTTAGATGATGTTTGTGTTAGTAACATTAATCGTCAATTACATGCCTTAACGAGTACGGTAGGTCAGGATAAAGTGGCGGTTATGGCAGAGCGTATTTTAGCCATAAACCCTGACTGCAAAGTGCATCAAATAGCCGACTTTATTGCCCCTGACAATATGCCGACCTTGATACCGGCGAATGTTAGTTATGTATTAGATGCGATAGATGCGGTGAAAGCTAAAGTGGCATTAATCGCTTATTGTAAACGTAATAAAATACCGCTTATCACTACAGGTGGCGCGGGGGGGCAGTTAGACCCGACCCAAATTCAATTGGCCGACTTAAGCCAAGCCTTTAATGATCCATTATTAGCTAAAGTACGCAATGCGCTTAGGCGCGATCATAACTTCACCCGTAATACTAAACGTCGGTTTGGTGTGGACTGTGTGTTTTCGACTGAACAATTAAAATATCCGCAAGCCGATGGCAGTGTTTGTCAGCAAAAACCTGAAATGACTGGCAGTATGCGGTTAGATTGCAGTGGTGGTTTTGGTGCGGTGTCGGTGGTAACAGCCAGCTTTGGACTGGCTGCGGTTTCAAAATTGTTGCTTAAACTGAATAAGGCCGTAAAAGTTAGCACATAA
- a CDS encoding SufE family protein: MKLEKLLADTQAGLEEIKQLDLPVISQTKDWQSRYRVLMQLGRKLPALPEKMKQADLLVKGCESRAWLLHYHDKANNKHFFVLDSEARIVKGLMAIMLCLVNGMSTAELTNFDLSHQFEQLNLKPYLSQSRGNGLTAMINHIKSCVK, encoded by the coding sequence ATGAAATTAGAAAAACTATTAGCAGATACTCAGGCTGGACTTGAAGAAATTAAACAATTAGATTTACCTGTCATCAGCCAAACTAAAGACTGGCAAAGCCGTTACCGAGTGCTGATGCAGTTGGGCAGAAAGCTTCCAGCACTGCCAGAGAAAATGAAACAAGCGGATTTATTAGTAAAAGGCTGCGAAAGCCGAGCTTGGTTGCTGCATTATCATGATAAAGCAAACAATAAACACTTCTTTGTATTAGATAGCGAAGCCCGTATTGTCAAAGGCTTAATGGCCATAATGTTATGTTTAGTCAATGGCATGTCTACTGCTGAACTGACCAATTTTGATTTAAGTCATCAGTTTGAGCAGCTAAATTTAAAACCGTATTTAAGTCAATCACGCGGTAATGGGTTAACCGCTATGATTAATCACATTAAAAGCTGTGTAAAATAG
- a CDS encoding aminotransferase class V-fold PLP-dependent enzyme yields MSCFDVQSFRQQFAFFTQQPSWVYLDNAATMHKPTAVIDAITLFYQQQNSNVHRGAHSLSQQATTRYEQARADVAQYINAKQAAEIIFCSGATAALNQIAFGLMHTVLQPGDRILLTQLEHHANIVPWQLHCQRHGVIIDVVPLTKDNQLDLDAYNQLLKLKPKVVSFCQISNVLGHIQPVKQMIAQAKLVGAITVIDGAQGIVYEQPDMQQLDCDFYVFSGHKLYGPTGIGVLYGKFDRLTELTPIFAGGEMIDQVSFVNTTFNQLPFRLEAGTPNIAGVIGLSAAINWLQKFNIVEMQKHKLLLLKHFYSGLSAIKGIDLLSSPVHNAGIVAFNIIGEHHSDVADLLNQQHIAVRAGQHCAMPLFSYIQQRGAVRCSFAAYNTLDDVNQCLLALEQAVEILTA; encoded by the coding sequence ATGTCTTGCTTTGATGTGCAGTCATTTCGTCAGCAATTTGCTTTTTTTACTCAGCAACCGAGCTGGGTCTATTTAGATAATGCTGCCACTATGCATAAACCTACCGCCGTTATTGACGCTATTACTCTGTTCTATCAACAACAAAATAGTAATGTTCATCGTGGTGCCCATAGCCTTAGTCAGCAGGCAACAACGCGTTATGAGCAAGCCAGAGCCGATGTTGCCCAATATATTAACGCCAAGCAAGCAGCAGAAATAATTTTTTGTAGTGGTGCCACAGCCGCACTCAATCAAATTGCCTTTGGTTTAATGCACACAGTGTTGCAGCCTGGCGACCGTATTCTACTGACCCAATTAGAACACCACGCCAATATTGTGCCATGGCAGTTACATTGCCAACGTCATGGCGTGATTATTGATGTCGTGCCATTAACAAAAGATAATCAACTTGACCTAGACGCTTATAACCAATTACTAAAGCTTAAGCCTAAAGTGGTCAGTTTTTGCCAAATATCAAATGTGTTAGGCCATATTCAACCGGTAAAGCAGATGATTGCCCAGGCAAAATTAGTAGGTGCGATTACGGTTATTGATGGCGCTCAAGGTATTGTTTATGAACAACCCGATATGCAGCAATTAGATTGTGATTTCTACGTTTTTTCCGGTCACAAATTGTACGGGCCTACCGGCATTGGTGTTTTATATGGCAAGTTTGATCGATTAACTGAATTAACGCCCATTTTTGCCGGTGGTGAAATGATTGACCAAGTCAGCTTTGTTAACACAACTTTTAATCAACTACCGTTTCGTTTAGAAGCCGGCACCCCCAATATAGCGGGGGTTATTGGCTTATCCGCCGCCATTAACTGGTTGCAAAAATTTAACATAGTTGAAATGCAAAAACATAAATTATTGTTATTAAAACATTTCTATAGCGGTTTAAGTGCAATAAAAGGCATAGACCTTTTATCTAGCCCTGTGCATAATGCTGGCATAGTGGCATTTAATATAATTGGTGAACATCATTCTGATGTAGCTGATTTACTTAATCAACAACACATTGCCGTTCGTGCTGGCCAACATTGTGCCATGCCTTTATTTAGCTACATCCAGCAGCGAGGAGCGGTACGATGCTCGTTTGCCGCCTACAATACGCTGGACGATGTAAACCAGTGCTTGCTCGCGTTGGAGCAAGCCGTGGAGATATTAACTGCATGA